The Bombus huntii isolate Logan2020A chromosome 11, iyBomHunt1.1, whole genome shotgun sequence genome includes a window with the following:
- the LOC126871416 gene encoding myelin regulatory factor-like protein isoform X3, protein MDVIGDGDEQTLQAILGRGDFVGGIDNEALDFSQLEDFINSDSEQPATYFADTLAHNENGGGTTTHGGRVEAATAQQPPSRLPSPITQSHPASSTCTSGTTTVPNGAAYKDPQSYVHPHALPESPPDSGSEPPYSPPGHNDTQHVHSPHQKVALQEMLLHHQGNQANYAPNLLPSSPRTLTSSTDSMLLTHTVLTSHLGPGTPNIQSQQPIGQTLVPLPHEHSPGNMNTLYSSLQSAPKKRKLSQDGLVHVKQEPELGTVEHSCSSSSAVLDGDEVADNSYIDASYQCIRFHPFQQTSWHVLCDHNLKELPVPHYRVDADKGFNFSNSDDAFVCQKKNHFQITCHAQLQGEAIFVRTGEGLKKISSFQLHFYGVKVESPTQTIRVEQSQSDRSKKPFHPVTVELGGERVTKVTVGRLHFSETTSNNMRKKGKPNPDQRYFHLVVGLHAHTADQASYQVVAHASERIIVRASNPGQFESEGSGVGAEGGWQRGAAPDSVYHAGRVGINTDRPDEALVVHGNMKVTGHIVQPSDARAKQNVQEVDTREQLRNVQQLRVVRYRYAPEFAQHSGLGIKQQEDTGVIAQEVQQILPEAVLPAGDIVLPNGQRIENFLMVNKERIFMENVGAVKELCKVTDSLETRIDQLERINKRLAKLKRGDSLKSSISTISSISSNKYSSSINSKTTVQGKGKKSEREDELLCSNKFIQIIIVILILIMAFCLVAMATLYFLEYQKRSSLEWTAVASNGMLAIRPVHPSTASSTPNYDPRYNSLLDSTLSSSYTKHGSHSRGLDSSLSVKTNAFSTQAPHTKQQLYSQEITWYPISHSGPQPKLEKNSEFPGNWLGRHGAGAIPSNVDENDQGSEVDSSLNKGPIPLGRPSNCPRHFSEFENPCQIFCCTAKIHQFEDPQPDHPPEKKSISDHIEQPLNVYEEKRKISKSFQNGISPSDPSTQTLVKENNYKYLHKRTRRETGSGDWAEVASNAAGSLPPEPKPQLWIVAESFNTSLDQKYCSASSQDTPNNISCIIPLSKYMPDVQLTLHFIGMPWYGQVVQQCSSPTSPGVDESLICGRKYTMQQQAQLKIDIESNNQRGDQSFPLDVAHYLRRTLRFRVPTVQPQENICKNKHGVDYSEYTLHFYRDCDE, encoded by the exons GTCGGGGCGATTTCGTCGGAGGCATAGACAATGAGGCCCTGGACTTCTCGCAGTTGGAAGATTTCATCAACAGCGACAGCGAACAACCCGCCAC ATATTTCGCTGATACATTGGCGCATAATGAGAACGGGGGTGGAACGACGACACACGGTGGTCGTGTGGAGGCGGCAACCGCTCAACAACCACCGTCTCGATTACCATCGCCGATTACCCAAAGTCATCCGGCCTCGAGTACGTGCACATCCGGTACCACCACTGTACCAAATGGCGCCGCTTACAAGGATCCGCAATCGTACGTTCACCC ACATGCTTTGCCAGAAAGCCCACCGGACAGCGGCAGCGAACCACCGTATTCTCCGCCAGGTCACAACGACACACAACATGTACATTCACCGC ATCAAAAGGTAGCTCTTCAGGAGATGCTTCTTCATCACCAAGGCAATCAGGCAAATTATGCACCAAATTTACTACCGTCCTCCCCGAGGACTTTAACATCCTCCACGGATTCGATGCTGCTAACTCATACAGTGCTGACGTCTCACCTCGGCCCAGGAACGCCGAATATCCAATCGCAACAACCGATAGGTCAGACTTTAGTACCTCTACCACACGAGCACAGCCCTGGTAACATGAACACGTTGTACTCGTCGTTACAATCGGCACCCAAGAAGAGAAAATTGAGCCAGGATGGTCTTGTCCATGTGAAGCAG GAACCTGAACTGGGTACCGTGGAGCACAGTTGCAGTAGCAGCAGTGCAGTTCTCGATGGCGACGAAGTGGCAGACAATAGCTATATAGATGCCAGCTATCAGTGCATCCGATTTCATCCCTTTCAGCAAACTTCCTGGCACGTTCTATGCGATCATAATCTGAAGGAACTTCCAGTTCCTCATTACCGAGTAGACGCGGACAAGGGGTTCAATTTCAGCAATTCCGACGACGCGTTTGTGTGCCAGAAGAAAAATCACTTTCAG ATTACTTGCCACGCTCAGCTCCAAGGTGAAGCTATATTCGTTCGAACCGGTGAAGGTTTGAAGAAGATAAGCAGTTTTCAGCTACACTTTTACGGCGTCAAAGTTGAGTCTCCGACGCAGACTATCAGAGTGGAGCAAAGTCAAAGCGACAGGAGCAAGAAACCGTTCCATCCAGTGAC GGTGGAACTAGGCGGCGAGCGTGTTACAAAAGTAACCGTTGGCCGTCTTCACTTCAGCGAGACGACCAGCAACAATATGCGAAAGAAAGGGAAACCGAATCCGGATCAAAGATATTTCCATTTAGTTGTTGGCCTGCACGCACACACCGCTGACCAAGCCAGCTATCAGGTGGTAGCTCATGCGTCCGAAAGAATAATCGTCAGG GCAAGTAATCCCGGCCAATTCGAGTCGGAAGGCAGTGGCGTTGGCGCTGAAGGTGGTTGGCAAAGAGGAGCAGCACCGGATAGCGTTTACCATGCCGGCCGAGTTGGAATTAACACGGATAGGCCTGACGAAGCTTTGGTTGTCCATGGCAATATGAAA GTGACTGGCCATATTGTTCAACCCAGTGATGCACGGGCGAAACAAAACGTACAGGAAGTGGACACGCGTGAACAATTGCGAAACGTGCAACAGTTGAGAGTAGTTCGTTATAGATACGCGCCAGAATTTGCACAGCATTCTGGTTTGGGTATCAAGCAACAAGAAGACACGGGTGTCATAGCGCAGGAAGTACAGCAGATATTGCCGGAAGCTGTGCTGCCAGCTGGGGACATTGTCCTTCCAAATGGCCAGAGAATCGAAAACTTTCTAATGGTGAACAAGGAGAGGATATTCATGGAGAATGTTGGTGCTGTAAAAGAACTGTGTAAA GTAACGGATAGCTTGGAAACTCGCATAGACCAACTGGAGCGAATAAACAAGCGGCTGGCGAAGCTGAAGAGGGGCGACAGTCTGAAAAGTTCGATTAGTACAATCTCTAGTATATCAAGTAACAAATACTCATCCTCTATCAATAGTAAAACTACCGTACAAGGTAAAGGAAAGAAGAGCGAACGGGAGGACGAACTTCTGTGCAGTAATAAGTTTATCCAGATTATCATTGTTATACTTATCCTTATTATGGCGTTttg CTTAGTAGCAATGGCGACGTTATACTTCTTAGAATATCAGAAACGTAGCAGCCTCGAGTGGACCGCGGTAGCTAGCAATGGAATGTTGGCTATAAGACCAGTACATCCGTCGACAGCGTCGAGTACGCCTAATTACGATCCTCGGTACAATTCGTTGTTAGATAGTACATTGTCGTCTTCGTATACCAAGCACGGATCCCATAGTAGAGGCTTGGACAGTAGTTTGTCTGTGAAAACCAACGCGTTCTCCACGCAAGCGCCTCATACGAAACAACAGCTTTACTCTCAAGAAATTACTTGGTATCCTATTAGTCATTCTGGGCCGCAACCAAAACTTGAGAAAAATAg cGAATTTCCTGGAAACTGGTTGGGTAGACATGGCGCCGGTGCTATTCCCAGTAACGTGGATGAGAACGATCAAGGATCGGAAGTGGACTCGTCCTTGAACAAAGGTCCAATTCCACTAGGTAGACCGTCGAATTGTCCTAGACACTTTAGCGAGTTTGAAAATCCCTGTCAG ATATTCTGTTGTACAGCCAAGATTCATCAGTTCGAGGATCCTCAACCTGATCATCCTCCGGAGAAGAAATCAATCT caGATCACATAGAACAGCCATTGAACGTGTACGAGGAGAAGCGTAAAATAAGCAAAAGTTTCCAAAATGGTATCAGCCCGTCTGATCCAAGCACGCAGACACTTGTAAAAGAA aacaattacaaatatcTGCATAAAAGAACAAGAAGAGAAACCGGTAGTGGAGATTGGGCGGAAGTTGCCAGCAACGCTGCCGGATCGTTACCACCAGAACCAAAGCCACAGTTGTGGATAGTGGCAGAAAGCTTTAATACTTCGCTCGATCAAAAGTATTGTTCCGCGTCCTCGCAGGATACGCCGAATAATATATCTTGCATCATTCCTTTGTCCAAATATATGCCGGACGTTCAACTCACGTTACATTTTAT TGGAATGCCTTGGTACGGCCAAGTAGTGCAACAGTGCTCCTCGCCAACAAGTCCTGGCGTCGATGAGTCTCTAATTTGTGGCCGGAAATACACGATGCAACAACAGGCTCAGCTGAAGATTGACATTGAAAGTAACAACCAACGGGGAGATCAATCCTTTCCCCTCGATGTTGCTCATTATCTCAGGAGAACGTTGAGGTTTCGTGTACCTACTGTACAGCCGCAAGAA AATATCTGCAAGAATAAACACGGTGTCGATTACTCGGAGTACACGTTGCACTTTTATCGAGATTGCGACGAATGA
- the LOC126871416 gene encoding myelin regulatory factor-like protein isoform X4, with protein sequence MDVIGDGDEQTLQAILGRGDFVGGIDNEALDFSQLEDFINSDSEQPATYFADTLAHNENGGGTTTHGGRVEAATAQQPPSRLPSPITQSHPASSTCTSGTTTVPNGAAYKDPQSHALPESPPDSGSEPPYSPPGHNDTQHVHSPHQKVALQEMLLHHQGNQANYAPNLLPSSPRTLTSSTDSMLLTHTVLTSHLGPGTPNIQSQQPIGQTLVPLPHEHSPGNMNTLYSSLQSAPKKRKLSQDGLVHVKQVQREPELGTVEHSCSSSSAVLDGDEVADNSYIDASYQCIRFHPFQQTSWHVLCDHNLKELPVPHYRVDADKGFNFSNSDDAFVCQKKNHFQITCHAQLQGEAIFVRTGEGLKKISSFQLHFYGVKVESPTQTIRVEQSQSDRSKKPFHPVTVELGGERVTKVTVGRLHFSETTSNNMRKKGKPNPDQRYFHLVVGLHAHTADQASYQVVAHASERIIVRASNPGQFESEGSGVGAEGGWQRGAAPDSVYHAGRVGINTDRPDEALVVHGNMKVTGHIVQPSDARAKQNVQEVDTREQLRNVQQLRVVRYRYAPEFAQHSGLGIKQQEDTGVIAQEVQQILPEAVLPAGDIVLPNGQRIENFLMVNKERIFMENVGAVKELCKVTDSLETRIDQLERINKRLAKLKRGDSLKSSISTISSISSNKYSSSINSKTTVQGKGKKSEREDELLCSNKFIQIIIVILILIMAFCLVAMATLYFLEYQKRSSLEWTAVASNGMLAIRPVHPSTASSTPNYDPRYNSLLDSTLSSSYTKHGSHSRGLDSSLSVKTNAFSTQAPHTKQQLYSQEITWYPISHSGPQPKLEKNSEFPGNWLGRHGAGAIPSNVDENDQGSEVDSSLNKGPIPLGRPSNCPRHFSEFENPCQIFCCTAKIHQFEDPQPDHPPEKKSISDHIEQPLNVYEEKRKISKSFQNGISPSDPSTQTLVKENNYKYLHKRTRRETGSGDWAEVASNAAGSLPPEPKPQLWIVAESFNTSLDQKYCSASSQDTPNNISCIIPLSKYMPDVQLTLHFIGMPWYGQVVQQCSSPTSPGVDESLICGRKYTMQQQAQLKIDIESNNQRGDQSFPLDVAHYLRRTLRFRVPTVQPQENICKNKHGVDYSEYTLHFYRDCDE encoded by the exons GTCGGGGCGATTTCGTCGGAGGCATAGACAATGAGGCCCTGGACTTCTCGCAGTTGGAAGATTTCATCAACAGCGACAGCGAACAACCCGCCAC ATATTTCGCTGATACATTGGCGCATAATGAGAACGGGGGTGGAACGACGACACACGGTGGTCGTGTGGAGGCGGCAACCGCTCAACAACCACCGTCTCGATTACCATCGCCGATTACCCAAAGTCATCCGGCCTCGAGTACGTGCACATCCGGTACCACCACTGTACCAAATGGCGCCGCTTACAAGGATCCGCAATC ACATGCTTTGCCAGAAAGCCCACCGGACAGCGGCAGCGAACCACCGTATTCTCCGCCAGGTCACAACGACACACAACATGTACATTCACCGC ATCAAAAGGTAGCTCTTCAGGAGATGCTTCTTCATCACCAAGGCAATCAGGCAAATTATGCACCAAATTTACTACCGTCCTCCCCGAGGACTTTAACATCCTCCACGGATTCGATGCTGCTAACTCATACAGTGCTGACGTCTCACCTCGGCCCAGGAACGCCGAATATCCAATCGCAACAACCGATAGGTCAGACTTTAGTACCTCTACCACACGAGCACAGCCCTGGTAACATGAACACGTTGTACTCGTCGTTACAATCGGCACCCAAGAAGAGAAAATTGAGCCAGGATGGTCTTGTCCATGTGAAGCAGGTGCAACGA GAACCTGAACTGGGTACCGTGGAGCACAGTTGCAGTAGCAGCAGTGCAGTTCTCGATGGCGACGAAGTGGCAGACAATAGCTATATAGATGCCAGCTATCAGTGCATCCGATTTCATCCCTTTCAGCAAACTTCCTGGCACGTTCTATGCGATCATAATCTGAAGGAACTTCCAGTTCCTCATTACCGAGTAGACGCGGACAAGGGGTTCAATTTCAGCAATTCCGACGACGCGTTTGTGTGCCAGAAGAAAAATCACTTTCAG ATTACTTGCCACGCTCAGCTCCAAGGTGAAGCTATATTCGTTCGAACCGGTGAAGGTTTGAAGAAGATAAGCAGTTTTCAGCTACACTTTTACGGCGTCAAAGTTGAGTCTCCGACGCAGACTATCAGAGTGGAGCAAAGTCAAAGCGACAGGAGCAAGAAACCGTTCCATCCAGTGAC GGTGGAACTAGGCGGCGAGCGTGTTACAAAAGTAACCGTTGGCCGTCTTCACTTCAGCGAGACGACCAGCAACAATATGCGAAAGAAAGGGAAACCGAATCCGGATCAAAGATATTTCCATTTAGTTGTTGGCCTGCACGCACACACCGCTGACCAAGCCAGCTATCAGGTGGTAGCTCATGCGTCCGAAAGAATAATCGTCAGG GCAAGTAATCCCGGCCAATTCGAGTCGGAAGGCAGTGGCGTTGGCGCTGAAGGTGGTTGGCAAAGAGGAGCAGCACCGGATAGCGTTTACCATGCCGGCCGAGTTGGAATTAACACGGATAGGCCTGACGAAGCTTTGGTTGTCCATGGCAATATGAAA GTGACTGGCCATATTGTTCAACCCAGTGATGCACGGGCGAAACAAAACGTACAGGAAGTGGACACGCGTGAACAATTGCGAAACGTGCAACAGTTGAGAGTAGTTCGTTATAGATACGCGCCAGAATTTGCACAGCATTCTGGTTTGGGTATCAAGCAACAAGAAGACACGGGTGTCATAGCGCAGGAAGTACAGCAGATATTGCCGGAAGCTGTGCTGCCAGCTGGGGACATTGTCCTTCCAAATGGCCAGAGAATCGAAAACTTTCTAATGGTGAACAAGGAGAGGATATTCATGGAGAATGTTGGTGCTGTAAAAGAACTGTGTAAA GTAACGGATAGCTTGGAAACTCGCATAGACCAACTGGAGCGAATAAACAAGCGGCTGGCGAAGCTGAAGAGGGGCGACAGTCTGAAAAGTTCGATTAGTACAATCTCTAGTATATCAAGTAACAAATACTCATCCTCTATCAATAGTAAAACTACCGTACAAGGTAAAGGAAAGAAGAGCGAACGGGAGGACGAACTTCTGTGCAGTAATAAGTTTATCCAGATTATCATTGTTATACTTATCCTTATTATGGCGTTttg CTTAGTAGCAATGGCGACGTTATACTTCTTAGAATATCAGAAACGTAGCAGCCTCGAGTGGACCGCGGTAGCTAGCAATGGAATGTTGGCTATAAGACCAGTACATCCGTCGACAGCGTCGAGTACGCCTAATTACGATCCTCGGTACAATTCGTTGTTAGATAGTACATTGTCGTCTTCGTATACCAAGCACGGATCCCATAGTAGAGGCTTGGACAGTAGTTTGTCTGTGAAAACCAACGCGTTCTCCACGCAAGCGCCTCATACGAAACAACAGCTTTACTCTCAAGAAATTACTTGGTATCCTATTAGTCATTCTGGGCCGCAACCAAAACTTGAGAAAAATAg cGAATTTCCTGGAAACTGGTTGGGTAGACATGGCGCCGGTGCTATTCCCAGTAACGTGGATGAGAACGATCAAGGATCGGAAGTGGACTCGTCCTTGAACAAAGGTCCAATTCCACTAGGTAGACCGTCGAATTGTCCTAGACACTTTAGCGAGTTTGAAAATCCCTGTCAG ATATTCTGTTGTACAGCCAAGATTCATCAGTTCGAGGATCCTCAACCTGATCATCCTCCGGAGAAGAAATCAATCT caGATCACATAGAACAGCCATTGAACGTGTACGAGGAGAAGCGTAAAATAAGCAAAAGTTTCCAAAATGGTATCAGCCCGTCTGATCCAAGCACGCAGACACTTGTAAAAGAA aacaattacaaatatcTGCATAAAAGAACAAGAAGAGAAACCGGTAGTGGAGATTGGGCGGAAGTTGCCAGCAACGCTGCCGGATCGTTACCACCAGAACCAAAGCCACAGTTGTGGATAGTGGCAGAAAGCTTTAATACTTCGCTCGATCAAAAGTATTGTTCCGCGTCCTCGCAGGATACGCCGAATAATATATCTTGCATCATTCCTTTGTCCAAATATATGCCGGACGTTCAACTCACGTTACATTTTAT TGGAATGCCTTGGTACGGCCAAGTAGTGCAACAGTGCTCCTCGCCAACAAGTCCTGGCGTCGATGAGTCTCTAATTTGTGGCCGGAAATACACGATGCAACAACAGGCTCAGCTGAAGATTGACATTGAAAGTAACAACCAACGGGGAGATCAATCCTTTCCCCTCGATGTTGCTCATTATCTCAGGAGAACGTTGAGGTTTCGTGTACCTACTGTACAGCCGCAAGAA AATATCTGCAAGAATAAACACGGTGTCGATTACTCGGAGTACACGTTGCACTTTTATCGAGATTGCGACGAATGA